ttgatacgtctccaacatatctataatttatgaagtattcatgctattatattatccatcttggatgtttaatgggctttactatgcacttttatattattttttggactaacttattaacccagaacccagtgccagtttctgtttttctccttgtttcagtgtttcgcagaaaaggaatatcaaacggagtccaaacggaatgaaaccttcgggagagttatttttggaactgaagcaatccaggagacttggagtgcacgttaggggatcaacgaggagggcacgaggcaggagggcgcgcccacccccctgggtgcaccctccaccctcgtgggcccctcgtggctcccctgaccgacttctttcgcctatatatatccatataccctaaaaccatcgaggagcaGAATAGATTGGGatttccgccgccacaagcctctgtagccaccaaaaaccaatcgggaccctgttccggcaccctgccggaggggggatccctcaccggtggccatcttcatcatcccggcgctctccatgacgaggagggagtagttcaccctcggggctgagggtgatacgatcttgatgtatcgcaagctttgctattatagttggattttatgatgcttctccccctctactctcttgtaatggattgtgttttcccttcgaagttatcttatcggattgagtctttaaggatttgagaacacttgatgtatgtcttgcgtgggatacccgtggtgacaatggggtattctattgattcacttgatgtatgttttggtgatcaacttacgggttccgcccatgaacctatgcataggggttggcacacgttttcgtcttgactctccggtagaaactttggggcactctttgaagtactttgtgttggtttgaatagatgaatctgagattgtatgatgcatatcgtataatcatacccacggatacttgaggtgacattggagtatctaggtgacattagggttttggttgatttgtgtcttaaggtgttattctagtacgaactctatgatagattgaacggaaagaatagcttcgtgttattttactacggactcttgaatagatcgatccgaaaaagtaactttgaggtggtttcgtaccctaccataatctcttcgtttgttctccgctattagtgactttggagtgactcttttttgcatgttgagggatagttatatgatccaattatgttattattgttgagagaacttgcactagtgaaagtatgaaccctaggccttgtttcctagcattgcaataccgtttgtgctcacttctatcattagttaccttgctgttttatattttcatattacaaaaacctatatctaccatccatattgcacttgtatcaccatctcttcgccgaactagtgcacctatacaatttaccattgtattgggtgtgttcgggacacaagagactctttgttatttggttgcagggttgcttgagatagaccatcttcaacctacgcctcccatggattgataaaccttaggtcatccacttgagggaaatttgctactgtcctacaaacctctgcacttggaggcccaacaacgtctacaagaagaaggttgcgtagtagacatcactagtaaaatagtttataaaccatagagaagttggaatacagtaggtttaacaccaatataaataaagaatgagttcattacagtaccttgaagtggtgttttgttttctttcgctaacggagttcacgagattttctgtttaagttttgtgttgtgtagtttttaagttttgggtaaagaaTTGATAGAGTATGGAACatggagtggcaagagcctaagcttggggatgcccatggcaccccaagataatctaaggacaccaaaaagccaaagcttggggatgccccggaaggcatcccctctttcgtcctcatccatcggtaactttacttggagctatatttttattcaccacatgatatgtgttttgcttggagcatcttgtataattttagtctttgtttgttagtttgccacaatcatccttgctgtacacacccttttgagagagacacacatgattcggaaattattagcatactctatgtgcttcacttatatcttttgagctatatagtttttgctctagtgcttcacttatatcttttagagcacgacgatGGTTTTGTTTTGTAGAAACTAtttttctctcatgcttcacttatattatttcgagagtcctacaaaacagcatggtaatttgctaaATTGAGAAggtagtcctaatatgataggcatccaagattagtaaaaactttcttataagtgcgttgaacaCTAAGAAAAGTTGGATGcaagataattgttttgagatataaagatggtgatattagagtcatgctagttgagtagttatgaatttgagaaatacttgtcttaaagtttgtgattcccgtagcatgcacgtatggtgaatcgttatgtgatgaagtcagagcatgacttatttattgattgtcttccttatgagtggcggtcggggacgagcgatggtcttttcctaccaatctatccccctaggagcatgcgcgtaatactttgtttcgataactaatagatttttgcaacaagtatatgagttctttatgactaatgttgagtccatggattatacgcactctcacccttccaccattgctagcctctctaataccgctcactttttgccggtatcataaacccaccatataccttcctcaaaacagccaccatacctacctattatggcatttccatagccattccgagatatattgccatgcaacttaccaccgttccgttttctatgacacgcttcatcattgtcatattgctttgcatgatcatgtagttgacatcgtatttgtggcaaagccaccgttcataatcttttatacatgtcactcttgattcattgcatatcccggtactccgccggaggcattcacatagagtcatattattgttctaagtattgagttgtaatttttcagttgtaagtaaataaaggtgtgatgatcatcattattagagcattgtcccaagtgaggaaaggatgatggatactATGGTTCCCCCataagtcaggatgagactccggacgaaaaaaaagaggccataaaaaaagagaaaagagaaaaggcccaaaaaatgagagaaaaaaagagaagggacaatgctactatcctttttccacacttgtgcttcaaagtagcaccatgatcttcatgatagagagtctcctatgttgtcattttcatatactagtgggaatttttcataatataacttggcttgtatattccaatgatgtatattccaatgacgggcttcctcaaaatgccctaggtcttcgtgagcaagcgagttggatgcacacacacttagtttcttttgttgagctttcatacacttatagctctagtgcatccgttgcatggcaatccctactcactcacattgatatctattaattggcatctccatagcccattgatacgcctatttgatgtgagactatcttctccttttttgtcttctccacaaccaccattctattccacatatagtgctatgtccatggctcatgctcatgtattgcgtgaagattgaaaaagtttgagaacatcaaaagtatgaagcaattgcttggcttgtcatcggggttgtgcatgattaaatactttgtgtgatgaagatagagcatagccagactatatgattttgtagggataactttctttggccatgttatttcgagaagacatgattgcttagttagtatgcttgaagtattattatttttatgtcaatattaaacttttatcttgaatctttcggatctgaatattcataccacaaataagagaattacattgaaaattatgctaagtagcattctacatcaaaaattctgttttcatttacctactcgaggacgagcaggaattaagcttggggatgcttgatacgtctccaacgtatctataattttttattgttccatgctactatatattctgttttggatgtttaatgggcttatttatacacttatattatttttgggactaacctattaaccggaggcccagcccaaattactgttttttcgcctatttcagtgtttcgaaggaaaaggatatcaaacggagtccaaatggaatgaaaccttcgggaacgtgattttcggaacaaacgtgatccagaggacttggagtctacgtaaagtaatcaacgaggagagcacgaggtagggggggggcgccctccaccctcgtggggcccatgttgctccaccgacgtatttcttcctcctatatacatCTCCgtaccccaaaccatcagaggcatccacgaaaacctaattccaccggagcaaccttctgtacccgtgagatcccatcttggggccttttcaggcgtcctgccggagggggcattgatcacggggggcttctacatcaacaccatagcctctccaatgatgtgtgagtagtttacctcagaccttcgggtccatcgttattagctagatggcttcttctctctctttggatctcaatacaaagttctcctcgattttcttggagatctattcgatgtaatcttcttttacggtgtgtttgtcgagaccgatgaattgtgggtttatgatcaagattatctatggacaatatttgaatcttctctgaattcttttatgtatgattggttatctttgcaagtctcttcgaattatcagtttggtttggcctactagattgatctttcttgcaatgggagaagtgcttagctttgggttcaatcttgcggtgttctttcccagtgacagcaggggcagcaaggcacgtattgtattgttgccatcgaggataacaagatggggtttatatcatattgtatgagtttatccctctacatcatgtcatctttcttaaagcattactccgttcttttgaacttaatactctagatgcatgctggatagcggtcaatgtgtggagtaatagtagtagatgcagaatcgtttcggtctacttgtcgcggacgtgatgcctatatacatgatcatacctagatattctcataactatgctcaattctattaattgctcgacagtaatttgttcacccaccgtaatacttatgctatcttgagagaagccactagtgaaacctatggcccccgggtctattttccatcatattaatctcccgtcaacaagctatttcctgggccgtttattttgctttctttacttttagtctttatcataaaaatacaaaaaatattatcttatcatctctatcagatctcactctcgtaagtgaccgtgaagggattgacaacccctttatcgcattggttgcgaggttcttatttgtttgtgtaggtgcgagggacttgcgtgtggcctcctactggattgataccttggttctcaaaaactgagggaaatacttacgctactttactgcatcaccctttcctcttcaaggaaaaaccaacgcagtgctcaagaggtagcagtgaccgcggctgtagatgctcttatacCCTTCAATCATCGTCTCTTGGAGTTGTAGATCAATGTTCCATCCTATACTAAAACTATCCAGTAACAGCGTCTACAGCCGAGCGCCTCAAACCCACGTCATACCCTTGGGCGGGCCGCCCGATCACTGACCGGTCATGTTTTTTCGACCCAGACAGACGCCTCAAACGGGTCTCAAGcgcccgggctgaccggcacccctcatatccagcccaaataagGGGCAGATATGGGGGCACCCGGGCACGCCCGCCACGTCGGACCCGGCCCATGCTGGCCCACCCCGAAACCACATATATTCGTCCCATCCGCTCGCCGGagcaaaccctagccacttcacTCCAGTCCCCTCCACCACCCGAGCTCACCTCCAGCGGTTTCCGGCCTTCTCCACCATGGCAGGCAGCGGATCGGACTCTGACCAGCCCGGATCCGTCGACTGGGGTGTCATCCCGTATGGGTTCGAGGAGGCAATGGCAGTCCGCATTGCACTCCGCCGCTCTTGGGAAGATAGAGCCTAGCCGACGGACGGATCCGTCCGCCGTGACGCCATAGGGTCGGCTCACCGGACGCTCGGGTCCTCTGGTGCTGGATCCTTGCCTTCCTTTAGCGGAGTTATCATACGGCGATTTCGGTCTAAAATGACACTTTAGCGGAGTTATCATATGGTTTTGACACGGTCGAGTCATCCGCGGGATTCTTATATGGTTTTGACACGGTCGAGTCATCCGCGGGATTATTATAAGGTTTTGACAAGGCTGGGTCATCCGGGGAAAACCCTAGGTCTGGTTCATGAGATCGGACACGGCGGCGTCCCGATGTCATATCCTTTATGAAGGCGCGGCCTTGGTTGCTCGTGGTGTCTCCGGTGTTGGATTGAAGATGGTGGATGCTAAACTTGGTTTTGGGCTGCTTCTCAGAGCGTGGGCATCTAGGGCCTCATCCAAGGCTTCTTCCCCCCATCCAGCCGAATCATGGCTCCCACTTGCCAACTCCTCTAGGCGCTTAAGGTGGGGGTACGTTGATTAGGTCTGTCCTAGAGCGGTGGCCGTGCGATGGTGGTGCCTTGCATTGGTCGTGACGCGGTCTAGGTGCTCTGGGTGTTGTCTCCTTGCCTTCCTTGGCCGGAGTTCGAGCTAGGCGAGTGTATACCATTTTGTATCCTCTCCCATTTCCCCCTCTCTTATCTATGTTACTTTTGTATTCTCCTACTCTATGTAAAGAAATGTTTAGATCACTAGTATCTATCAATGAAATGATATGCAAGCTTTGTGTATTCAAAGAAAGTTTATCACTTAAATTTTCAATATTGCCCTTTCGAAGTAAAGTATGAGTTCTAATCTGCACCTTGAGTTTATCTCGGAAGTTGTAAGCTATTTTAAGCCGTGATGCACCCGTTGAATCAAATCATGGCGAGAAGTAATTTATTTGCATGGCGACACAGTATACTTGTTTCAGCGGCTTCATGTTTCTTGAACCTTGATCTCTGCCGGCCGGAGTATTATCTTCCACTACGCCGTCGCCGTGGGTGCATGCAACGCCGCCTCTAGCTTGCCAACAATGTCCTCCGCCGTGACGCTGAAGCCGTCGTCCACCTGACAGAAATCTCGACATGTGAGCATGGCACGTACATTAATACTTCAACGGCAGTTATTTTTTTAATGCAAGGATAAACACACTTTGCTTCTGCGATTTCATTTCTATGAAACCACAATGTCTCGTACGTACAAACTACTGACacaaaaaacaagcaaaaaatgcAGCACACTCGGTAGAAACTAATGAAAAAATCTGGTAGAAAATTGTATACAGTAACTTCTGTCCAAAGACGGTGTAATCGAAGCCGTAACGGTACGTAGAACGAAATTTCCTcgctttttttttttgagggaaaaaaaATTGGGCAGCAGATTGTTGGGGGTAAAATTAGAGGAACTTGCCTTTGCAGTAACGGTTATGACGACAGTGCAAGCGGGGAACGGGATGGCATTGACGTGGGTGATGCTCAGGTGTAGCCCCTCCACCTCGGCGAGCAGCCTGACAAGCACCCCCTTGCCGTCCTCGCAGTGGATCCTCACCATCACGTCGCTCTCCGAGACCCTCGCCTCGATCTCCGGCAGCACGCTCCCGGTCGTCGTCGTCGTGGTTGTGCTTCCAGTTCCAGCTGTTGCTCCAGGCCCTGCAGACGGTGATGAGCagcagccgccgccgtcgtcttcgGCGGTGCGTGACTTCTTGACGAGCACCACGGACTCGGCGGCGACGCTCCTGCAGTTGCGGACCTCGAGCGCCTTGAGCTTTTCCTGCTGCTCCTTGACGTACTTGACGGCGTCCGAAAGGATCGTCGCCTTGTCCATCTGAGCGAGTTAATTAGTAGTTGGCCAATGAATCAGTTGACAAATTTCCCTTGTTGGATACTGTATATATGGATGTGGAAGAAGAGGCGCGGACCTTCTTGAGGCCGGGGATGACGGTGGAGAGTTCGATGAACCGCCGGTTGATCTTCTCCCGGCGCTTCCGCTCCGCCATGGTGTGGTCCTGCGCGTACGGCGTGTGCCCGGTCCTGGCGGCGCTCTTTGCGGAGGCTCTCCTCGACGGTGGCGACACGTGGGCCTGCTCCGTCACGCCGGGGCCGTCGTGCGctccagagggaggagcagcggTGGGGCTCGGCGCGGCCTCGTTGCTCGGCTGCGCCACGGCCGAGGTGAAGTTCCAGCTCATGGGCAGGTAGTTGTTGCTGCTGCCGACGCTGCAGGTCGTCGCGCAGTTGACGTCGTTCTCCACGACCGCGGCAGACGTGTTCTCACAGCCGCCGCCGGCGCTGTCGGCGGCTTGGTGACGGTGGCCGTCTTGTACCGCCATTCCCGCCGGGGCCGTGCCTTGCTGCAACGCCGAGCGGCGGAGCTCTTGGAGTGACGGGAAAGTACAGCCACTGTCGCCGGCGGCGTAGGCAGCGGCGAGCGGCGGGTGGTCGTGCTGCAGCGTGTCCACGGCCCACTGCATGAACAAGCTGGAGTCGTCCATGGTCTCCAGCTGATACATACTGCTTCTAGCTAGCACCTGATGGAGCTGCGCGCACCAAAGAAATCACATAAAAATGCAGAGCTTGGACAGCTCTATTTATCTATGGGAGGAGGAGCGTGCAAGAAGACGACGCACCGGCAGAGAAGATGGCCGCACACAATTACGTACCTGGTGGGAAGAAGACGGAGAGCCCGGCTGCGAGCAAATGATTGCATGGAGACGTAGGAAGAGCAAGCCATCCAAATCAGCTGAGATTTGGGCGCGTCCTGTCCCTGGACATAAAAAAAATAGAGAACACGGTACAGCCGCATGCGCTTATATATATGGCGCAGCATCGAAAATtttgaaataaatccagaaataatgcgagcaccgggacttgaaccctggtggacAGGGATACCattgtcctcctaaccatccaataAGTTGGTTCGCCATACACTCATCATTATGAACACACATATACCCTACTCTATCGAGGGACAGGAGCCGACGGGGGATTGACGAATTCACCATAGGCACTTTGCTATGGATTAAAAGACTATTTCGCCTTGGTGCAGCACACATGTATCATACCTATGATTTGATCCCTAGTAAACTGGGATACAATCACCCTCCTAACTACTGAACCACAGATTGGTTCTCATGTCAATGTGATGCCCCCTTGTCTATGTGATTGATGCTATTACGCTAGGTTTTAGTTAAGTGACATGACAtataagaaagaaagaaaaaaaaaatcataaatcTCAATGTAACATATCACGAATATAGCACCAGTTGAGACATAATCAAGTTTAAGTCGACTAAGATTTAGCAAGACTGATTATGTTAGACACTAACAAGTTGCAAGTTCTCCGTACAACGGCTTGTTTTTTAATCAAAATGCACTCCATCGTGGCAAAGATAGAGAGACCGCGTGCACATGCACTACTATTCTGGACGTCAAATAGCGTACTTTTTTCAGGGAAAAAAGGACATAGGTAAACAGGCCACTGTAAACGCAACCAGTGCGTGAGTAGGCTCCCTTATTATTCCTTTTGTACAATCACAAGCAGACAAGGTCATCAGACTCTATTGTTTATCAAGTGGCTGAGCTTGACGGAAAAAGTTGCAGGGACAGGAAAACAACCTATATATGCTTATCCTGTGAGTAAAACCAATTCTTACtgttttttctcctttttttatacTAATATGACAAATTTAGCCAAGTTACGGTCATCATGAGATTTTTTGAAAGTCAAAGGTCATATATTATGGTCGATCAACCCTTACAAGAGCATCATTATAGAAATTAAAAGTTACACACAGAGGTCCTTGGGGGGATCGACGATGTCCTCCTCCCACACTCGCCAGCGGCGCGTCATGGGTGAAACTCGACACCATCTCTGGACCTCTGGAACATGATCGGGTCATGGAAGCGTTGTCGACATAGGGGCCGAGAAGTCAACAGGCGAAGCCAAAAGACGCCGACGAGTTTGCCGTTCTGGAGAAGAGAAGGTTGGACGACCACTCTTCTGAATCCATCTAGATAGATCCGGTGAGACCTAACCTCACAGGCTTGCTAACGACGCTAAAGTTGGCCAAATGCCGCTTAAAGGAGCAAGGCATGAAAAGGTGTCGTCATCCACTCACTGGCTCCGTTAGGGGAGCGATTGTCCGGTGATCCAAGGAGCTCGATGTAATTTTATTATGTTGAGGCTGCTAGCTTTGCACGTATGATGAATTtttataatactccctccgttcctaaatataagtctttgtaaaGATTTCACTAGattgactacatacggagcaaaatgaatgaatctacactttaaatgcatctatatacatccgtatgtggttcataatgaaatctctacaaagatttatattttggaacggagggagtagattcaAACCCTTCTTCACAAAAGACAAACAACCGTTGTTTTCGGCCAACAATACACTTTCTAGATGCTCACTCAAAATCAAAACAAGAAGGCTCACTAATTTCCCATTCCCTCCAAAGGCCACCAAAAGGGAATACAAAAATATTTCATGGGATAGCGATTATACGGCCAGTCGCACCAAAAAGATACGCTTAACTCCACATCAGCAGATTTATATAGCCGATCGAGCTGGGGTAGAAGCAAGCCCATGATACGCTGATGTGGCCGCACCTTGTCCTAATATCATGTACTAATCAACGTCACTGATTTAGCTAAAGCCACTGATGGATAACCTAACGCATGCAAGCCAAGCAAATTGGGCGGACATGATAGTATTAGGTATGGAGATCTGGAACAGTACGTGCGATGCTAATTTGCAGCTAATAAAATATTTAATCTTCCAAAGATAGCCAGACCGACCGAGCGCATGTTACTAATTTCAGATCAGCAGAATCTTTCTTGATCAGAAACACCGGACAAAAGTTAGTACTGGATCAGAATCAGGCCGTGACAACAGAAACACACAGTACCGAGAACAATGTTTCCTGTGAAACACACCCTCTTGCAATCATGTTGTCCAAGCAAATAGCGATGCATATGTAACGGGATGACGAGGCCTTCGTGCAAATTACACTTGCAATAAAACAAGAAACAACCACTAGCGTTTGGTGCAGCACTTAATTTTTTTTTCCAAGGCAGAGGCAAAAGCTTTTCCTTATCTGACTAATAAAAAGAGTTTTGAATTACATGACCGACCGTCTATGGACGGCCTCAATTTGATAGACTCTCACGGCATAAGAGAAGTCAAATGCTTGGCCCCCGCCAACCCCCAAAGCCTGGCTCCGACCTTAATTCTTGATGTGATTACATATGGCATTTTGGTGcattcttcttcctttccttggTCTTTCGTTCCGTCATATTCCAAATAACTTATCGAACTACAATGTATTTACTGCTAATGCACCTTTTGTAATCAAATCTCAGGGACATGGTCTAACATGAGGGTAGTATTCTATCATGGTGTTGGATCCCATGTTGAGAGAAATATCGTAAGTAGCATTTCCCTTGTAAGGAGAAACAGAGGTAGTGTGGTTGATGAGGTGCAAGAAAAGTTTGAATATAGCTCAACAACATGCATGTCGAGACTTGAGAGAAATACCGTAAGTAGCATTTCCCTTACATGTAAAGAGAAACAGAAGTGGTGTGGCTGATGAGGTGCCATGTATGGTGAGGTGTGATAAAACTAACTGTGATCAAAtacatttttttttgaaatggaggaggacccccggcctctgcatctggacgatgcatgcagccactttattaattattcacacaagaccttacaaagtcatacaacagtaagactgaagccaccgtctaggcaacaaaaagtgtcgctactcctatccaagtgatgaagggatgctgatagtctgggcgtagtaccaaacagacctcgcagccaaacctaacatctaagtcctgaggtcccaaccaggacgcctgccgggtatgggtcacctaccagtccggcgcactcctcaaccaggacgcctgccgggtctGAGGCCGCcacagccacctgccaccaatccatcttcagagttgtactgctgcatctaccttgcccggtctaactgccgtcgacgccaccacgacgccagaccgtgtcaccctcctgcgcgagtccatctccgcgcatcggacTCAGAGTCACCACAGCGCCATGCCGCCGAGACCCGCCGCCATCAATGAGTGAGATGccgcaccgctccaccaaagaatcCGTCCTCTGGTCTTGCATCCAGCCGCTGCTCAAAAAA
This genomic window from Aegilops tauschii subsp. strangulata cultivar AL8/78 chromosome 4, Aet v6.0, whole genome shotgun sequence contains:
- the LOC109761060 gene encoding transcription factor NAI1-like; this translates as MYQLETMDDSSLFMQWAVDTLQHDHPPLAAAYAAGDSGCTFPSLQELRRSALQQGTAPAGMAVQDGHRHQAADSAGGGCENTSAAVVENDVNCATTCSVGSSNNYLPMSWNFTSAVAQPSNEAAPSPTAAPPSGAHDGPGVTEQAHVSPPSRRASAKSAARTGHTPYAQDHTMAERKRREKINRRFIELSTVIPGLKKMDKATILSDAVKYVKEQQEKLKALEVRNCRSVAAESVVLVKKSRTAEDDGGGCCSSPSAGPGATAGTGSTTTTTTTGSVLPEIEARVSESDVMVRIHCEDGKGVLVRLLAEVEGLHLSITHVNAIPFPACTVVITVTAKVDDGFSVTAEDIVGKLEAALHAPTATA